The nucleotide window CAGCTGACAACGCGTTTTGCCTTTCCACCTGGGAGTCTAACGCCCCTCTGAGCCTGTTCTGGCTTTGAGCTGGGTCTAAATCCcttggcacagggcagggaaagtTTCCAGCGCGTTCAGAGCACTGATCTGGCTTAAGACATGGAGCCAGAACACGTGCGGCATGTaagagcagcacagcttccTCCACCAGGATGAAATGTGGGAGCCTTATCCTGCATATCCACCTGGTACCTGgctttccctcctgccctggggagaCCCCAAGACCTCGCAGAGCTCGGCTGGGGCTGGCAAGGAGGGAGcgggctggggaggagggggaagaggtgTCCAGGCAGCTGCCGATTAAACGCTGCCGCGGTGCCTTCGGGCAAGGAGCGCTTCCAATCCCGGTGGGAAGCAGCGCTGCCTCTGCAGCAACACGGCCCCGCCGGGGTCAGCAGCTCATTAAACTCCTCTCCGCCCGGAGGAGCGGGGACTGGAGGGAGTCTGGCTCTCTGATGCTCatgtggagcagctgaggggttCAAGCCCGCCCGGGATAGcgagcctggcactgctgcctcagccttatccctgccttcctccccacggagctgctctgctccagctcgGTTCTTCTGTACCCTCTTCGCACGTGATGCTCTGTTAAAATTTACcccagctgcttctccctgtgCTTTTGGGGGCTGACGTGAGATTTCAGCCCTGTCCTGGTGTGCTGGGGGTGGTTGGTACCTGATTTGAGTCTGGCTGTGCCCAGACTCTGCCCCCATGTCAGAGCTGGGACATGTCAGTGCCTCCATCCGATGCTCTGGTTGCCAGTGAagtcacccagagcagctgtggctgccccacccctggaagtgtccaaggccaggttggacggggcttggagcaccctgggacagtgggaggtgtccctgcccatggcagggaggtagaactggatgatctttaaatcccttccaacccaaaccattccacgactctgtgatttttctctccctttttttttttttttccttctagccAAGCGGAGGCCGAGGCCACATCCAGGTGTTCGAGAAGGGAGATTTTGGCGGGCAGATGTTCGAAGCCACCGAAGACTGCCCCTCCATCATGGAGGAGTGGCACATGCGTGAGGTGCACGCCTGCAGGGTGCTGGAGGGCGTCTGGGTGTTCTACGAGCACCCCAACTACCGGGGCCGGCAGTACGTGCTGCCCAAGGGGGAGTACCGCAAGCCCGTGGAGTGGGGCGCGGCCAGCCCCGCCGTCCAGTCCTTCCGCAGCATCTCCGAGTGAGCCAGCCCCGTGAGCGGGCCTGCCACACCCCCCCAATAAAGCAACTGAGTCGCTCAGCTCCGCCTCGTCCTGCTTTATTCCCGGGATTTGCGTGCGGGTTGTCCTGCCTCGGGGGAGCTGGGGTGGAGCGGAGCCTTCTCGGAGCAAAACACCCCCCGCCAGCCCCAAGGGGCTCGTTGGCACCCCCTTCCCCATGCCCTGCCCTCTGTCGCACTGTTCCTTTAGGAAAAGGCTATCCCGAAGCTGGAGCTTGGCCATTCCGGTGGAGCAGTGGGACCAAATATCCCTGGATTCCAGTCTTGGGGAGTGGCTGTGGGTGGCTCTGTCTGTCATGTCCCTGTGGagtccctgcctgctctgttgCTGCTCAGTGGTGGCTTGGGGGAAGGGATGAGGTTTCCATCAGTGCCACGCGTCCTCCTGGAGaccctgagcaggcagcaggtgCCCTGTACTGGAGGAGTTTGTCCTTCTCGTGACGCACGGGGCAACAGGActgggaaaaaagtgaagatcccagatggagcaggagggggacAGCCATAATATCCATGGGGAATGCTGGGGGCCCTGGCAGCCCAGTGTGTCAGGTACAGGATGTCCCCTGTAGCTGTGAGCCAGGGGATTCAGCTGCCTAAACTGGGGCTGGGCACCACATGGAGCCaggctgctggaagcaggagagcaggctggatgtggggcagaggcagcaagtgcctctgggagctgccctgccaTGGGAGGTGGCTGCTGAGTGATCCTGAAGGGCAGGAAGAGCTCCCTGGACACCAGAggtgtgcagggagcagaggggactCCCAGTTAGCCCAGTTTGCCACCAGGAACATCCCATTTTGCCCGATGCTGCCAGATGTCAGGCAGGTCCCAGGCACTCAGGAATAACTGATGGCTGGGCACTCTTCCCCTGGGAAGCCCGGGGACCTGCAGCCTGTTTGCACTTGGAGCCGAGGGGCTTTGGGATGTGGAAGCAGAGCCCTCCCAGCCACGCTCCGCAGGCTCTGCCCGTTGATGTATGAGGTTATTACGGAGCAGAGTAAGTGGTGCTCGTCAGGCCACAGAGCTGCCACCTCCCGGGaacgctgctgctgctggggagtgggaaggagctgccaagaggagcagctccagctccctggacttcctcttcttcctcttccttcttctccttccccctcttcctcctcctgctgttgCCCCTCTCCCTTAGCCCCGTGCCCcattccagcccttccctgcaaAGGGTGATGCATCTTCACCCACTTCCATCCCTCCTCCGCTCCTCTCCATCACGGATCAGCAGGATGCAGATGATCCAGCAACACGCTTGGGTTTCACTGCATTTTCCCCCATAATATTTCTCCAGGACCAACctgcccccagctccagctcccctttcccccctgGCTCCTGGCCAAGCTCTCTGAGGGCAGCAGCttgagcacagcctggctcctgctttTTCTGACAGCGAGCCTgttgctgtccctgctgtggaTGGAAAATCTCCACCCAGTGCATTTCCAGCCATCTCCCACCCTGATTTTGGGGaatgtccccctgtccccatcccgcaTGCCCTGCactgggtgggtttgggatgctccagctctGTTGCTGCTGGTGTGCATCCACCCCGGAGCATTGGAGAAGCCAGACCTGGATCTTGTTTGCCCTCAAGGTGGTGTTCTCCCATGTCCTTCCCTTTCGCTGCTGATCTCCCCACTTTTAAAACCCAGTTATCCCAAGTCTTGCCCCCTTCTCCTCGTCCTCAAGGCTCTTGCCCTTGGGTGAACGTTGTGTCCTCAATGTTTGCAACCGACACAAATAACAATAAACTGCTActtgggtggtttttttatcattagtttttattttattgttgttcCAGATGACTTTTTCCATTGGGGgctccctggccatggcagcaCACGGAGCAGGGCGCCCGTGGAGATGAGCGGGGAGCGCAGCAATCCAAGCCCAGCCGTGCTGATGCCGGTTTTTCCTTGACAGCTAATTTCCATTTCCCAGTATCAGGGGGTCTGCTCCAGTAATTGGCATGCAGATTGTGTCCGGTGGGCCCGTTAGACACGAGCAGAGGCTCTGCTGCTTGGAATAAGCCAACCCCAGGCTGATGGATGGGGTGTAAGGAGGTCATGGGGAGAGAGAATATCCAGATGCCCACGTGCACACACCTATGAAATTTCCCATTCCATGCCCTCCCCCATCCCTACTTTCTTTATCCAGCGAACTCTAATCTATCACATTTCATTGAGACAAATCCTgctccatttctctctctttctctttttccctctaaGGGAAATGTGATGGAACCTGCTCCTGGATTTAATGAGAAGATGGTGCGGCGTAGCAGGAATTAAAGCGGTGCCATGCTTCATTAGCAGTTGGGGATCACACGGAGCAGGCCCAGATGTTAATTACACTTTGGGAATTAATTGGTATAAGGCATTCCTCTCCTCCATCGTCTGTAATCCGGTGGGTGTGTGAGGACTTCTGGAAGCAGAGACCTGCAGGGAGGTCTGTCTGTCCCCCCTCAACCTGCCCAGTGCTGGCCGTGACTGAGGGGCACTGGCTGGCTTGGAAATCTTGAAGTCACCTTCATTTCCATCCCCTTGGTGCCCAAGGACCTGCTgtaatttttccctcttttcctttctgtgccaCTCTCCCCCAAaatttttccccagctgctgcgGAAAGCAGGTCTGGATGGGATGGGGCAATGGTGGGAGGTGGCTCTGTGTTGAAGGAGGAAAGAACATCCCCTTTGGAGCTGGTCATCCCCAGTGGATTCCAGGACATCCTTGTTCTTTGTCCTGCTCCTTGGCCCTTCCAAGCTGCGGTGGCAGACAGGGCAGCCTCAATCTGCTGAAATCTCCCCAGTTCTCCGAGGCAAATGATCTCcagtttcttcccttttccaccTTGACTTCAGCCtgatgaaaagcaaaagctgccaAAAAGCTGAGGGGGGGTTATTTTGCCAGAGGGCAGATATTATATGCTTGGAAATGAAGAATATTCCTCTGAATGCTGCCAATTTGTTCCTTTCCTGAGCTGGCTGGTGGTGGCCCAGTGTGGGTCATGGATGTCGCTGCGATGGACCAGCACATCTGTGGGATCTGGCCTGGAATTTGCTGCACAGCCCCAGTGGGACACTCAAACTCAGCTCTGACCTCCCCCAAATTGCTCCCCAAGGCCCTGCTGATGCTCCTTGGTCTCGAGGTATCAGCACCTTGATGCACCTTTGTTCTGCCACAAAGATCACTCCTGAATGAGAGCCACTGtccctcccctcccatccctgggagggCTCGAAAcgtgtgtggatgtggcacttggggacatgtGGCAAACCAGAGCAATTCAACGCCACTTTGGTAGgagttaaagaaaaacaatgttttcaaaactcaaaaattaatggttttggggttggatggagaaagaagaggaggtgTTTAATCTTTTTGTTTGATCTGTCTTGATTTTTAGGTCTTGATTTTCGGTTTAggggtgggcttggcagtgctgggggaactcaggggacttttccaacctaaacaattctacgattctgtgatttcatgattccatgattctgcaATTtggtgattctatgattccaggattctatgGTTTATGATTCTGTTCttccgtgattctgtgactcaGGGCAGCGCTTCGTTGCCATCTGGTTCCCTTGGAGCCCTGCCACTTCAGATCCTGCATTTCCCACCGTCTCCTCACTGAATCCCAAGTCCCTGAATCAGGGATTCAGGCTCCACCTCAACCCCTGCCTGGGCAGTCTGGAGGTCCTCCCCAGTGACTGCAGCCCCCGCTTTGGTTTTGGCAAAAACTCTTCCCAGgtgttgttttttcctctgtttcatATGCAACCCACCCTGTGCGTTCCCTGCTGgccccagctgagctgtggctCCAGGATGCTCCTTCCATCCTGATCTGAGCCTGTGGGGAAAGTCTGGCCCAAATCTGGGTGGGGATCTTTGGAGCTGGTTTGTATGTCTCACACACAGATGTTCTGGAGACTCCATCAGTGTCTGGCCACTGTCACACACGTCCTGTCACCCAGATGTGCCGGGCTGGCCGTGCCCGTGAGCGGTGCCGTGGGAGGGAGCTGCCTCTCCAGGATGCGTGTAGGGGCTTGAGGGATGGTGGCACCCGAATGGGGCTCTGAGATCCCCTAGAagtgcagagggaaaggagaggagagggcaggagagcagaggaagagggagagggcACTTCCCAGGGCGCCATCCCTGCCTTtgccagagcccagcagagGGCAATAGAAGCAAACGGAAGAGACGAGACCTTGCGAGGGATGCGCGACAGGAGCAGATTCCAAGGCAGAGCGACCTGGGAACGGAGGGATGCGCAAGAGGATGTACGGGCAGAGGGATGTGCGGGGAATGTGCGCCCGGAGCGCTGTGCaagggagcagggctggggggatgCTGAAGGAGGTCGGAGCAAAACAGAGCAATTCAAGGTTATTTTGGTAGGAGTTAAAGCAAACCGAAGCTTTCCTAACTCCTAAATTCATCGCTTTGGGGTTGGAcggagaaggaaagggaaatatttaaCCCTTTTGTTTAAACTTTCTGGATTTTAGGTCCGTTTTTACGAAAAGCGCTGCATGCCTGAGCACCTCCAGTGGATGATGCTGCGAGGAAAGGCTCTGAGAATTCCCAGCCCCGATTATGTTCCACCTGGAGGGACGGCAGGAGGgatgggctggggctggccctCCCCACGggctcccttcctccctgcagagGCAAAACCACAGCAGGCTGTggggggaagcagcagggaagagttGGGAACAGCATCCCCTTCCACCgtcctgctgctgggccagAGCTTAGGCAGGagcttcctctcctgctctgttACTGCTCCCTGCATGCTCCTGCCTGGCTAGACAGGTATTCCCGGCTGGATTTCCTACATATCCAGGTCACCTCCCTATGGTTTCTTAGCTTTTTTTGCTGTCTGAACTCTTTGGAGTCGCCCAGGGATGTTTAACAAGGAAAGCTTTCCATGGCAGGAGCGTGATCCTACAGCTGCCCTCACAGCCGGGACAGGGCATCTGCAGAGACACAACGGGGAAGTCTCTCCTGGCACATTCCCGCTGGAGACCTGGtcttttttgggggtgggggaacaaCAATTATTTCAAAAGGAAGGGTGAAATCCctgtggctgggagctgcaggtggcagGGAACAGGCAGGATCCTGCCTGGATGCAGGATGCCCAGGAGGCCCGGACACCCCAGGAAGCAGCTGGGGGCGGTTCTTTGGGCAGAGCCCCACcacggtgctgctgctgctgcggggcGCGACcttaggaaaaaaggagggTTTTTGGGAGTCTGGGGTAGGCTTTTtgttgagctgctgctgcttggagagAGCACAACTGGGCTCTGGTCTTAGAGGAGAAGAAGAAGTGTCGTCCCCACCTTCCTCTGCGGAGCCCCCCAGCCGCCTCATTAAACCTGTCCTTGCCGAGACGAGCGCGGCGCGATCTCCCCATCTCAGCGTTATCTCCCGAtctgcctcctctcctgccacGCTTCCAGATGCTCCTTATCTCCTCTCACCTTCCCAGAGAGCCAGCGTGCTGGGGGCAGGGCCGGCTGCCCACACTCCCCACCTGCGATCTCCCCGGCTCTTATCAGGCTCCGTGAGTCCTGATCGAGCCCCTGTCTCAAAGTCAAATGGATTTTGTGGCGGGGCGAGCGCGCCCAAGGTCGGGCGGTGGCGGGGAGGCTGCGGGGACCCCGCTCTCCCCGTGCGCCCCGCTCGAGCCCATTCCCCGGGTAGCGCCTCTCCCCATTTACTCTCCAACATTATCAATTACATTTGGATTATTATTCCTCACTGAAGCCCGAGTGAGCCGCAGACAGCTATTTCCTAATGGGGAAACGTTACAGGCAACTTATTAACGAACAATGCGTCATTAAGGGGGGAGAGCTTCAAAGGCTCCTAAATGCATTTCAAAGGACACAATGCGGAGCGGATCCTGCCGCCGCATATCTGGGGGACATGGGCGAAATTTGTGACAAGGAATAGACCGGGCCCAATGTAATTAACTAATTCTCGATCAAAGGGGTTTTAGAACTGAATGGTCAGGGAATTCAATTATGGGTTTCCTAATGAACCACTCTGTGCCAAGGCAGAGGGATGTTTTCTTCTGGCAAAGCAGGGCTGAGGATCAGGGCTAGGATTTCCAGGGAGGTTTGGGAGAGAAGCACGAGAGAGCTCCTCCCGGGTGGATTTGGCGCGGGGGGACGGAGATCGTGGagtcatggaatcccagaatggtctgggttggaagggaccttaaaactcatctcattccaacgTGCCGTGGGCAgaggcaccttccactaggctCGGTTGCAGCGAGCTCCGTCTGCCACCATCCCGGCTGTCCTTGATGGCCGTCTGTCCTGGACATGTCCCTGTGGTGGGACATGTTCGCCCTCCCTCTGAGTTTGGCCACATCCACAGCTCCttggagccagagctgctggaaggagctgtgggatgcagcaggTCAGCTGCGCCAGAGCTGGCATCTCCTGGTCCCCTCCCTGGAAAACCTCGGCAAGAGAGAtttcctcccctgctgcttGAATCCAGCCTCTGGCAAAAATAGCGTGGTTTTCTGCTCATGAAAGGAGCATCTTCTAGTCCTCCACTAGTTTTCTCTTATTACAGAAAGTTGATTTGCTCACTTTACAAAGGGAAATGTATTATGAATTT belongs to Corvus moneduloides isolate bCorMon1 chromosome 10, bCorMon1.pri, whole genome shotgun sequence and includes:
- the CRYGS gene encoding gamma-crystallin S is translated as MSRAGAKVTFYEDKNFLGRYYECDNDCPDFHTYLSRCNSIRVDGGTWVAYERPNYAGNMYVLTHGDYPDYHHWMGLNDRLGSCKYIQIPSGGRGHIQVFEKGDFGGQMFEATEDCPSIMEEWHMREVHACRVLEGVWVFYEHPNYRGRQYVLPKGEYRKPVEWGAASPAVQSFRSISE